In a single window of the Zea mays cultivar B73 chromosome 5, Zm-B73-REFERENCE-NAM-5.0, whole genome shotgun sequence genome:
- the LOC103626185 gene encoding uncharacterized protein, with product MAASLQGLYNGGSGLGGRVVHARSGGRRSAAAVKRLLSRLRRSWRRRTARPRRTAVRFGYDLHSYYQNFDDGTASRAHHRL from the coding sequence ATGGCGGCGTCTCTGCAAGGCCTATACAATGGGGGCAGCGGCTTGGGCGGGAGGGTCGTCCACGCCAGGAGCGGCGGTCGCCGGTCAGCTGCGGCGGTGAAGCGGCTGCTGTCGAGGTTGAGGCGCTCTTGGAGAAGACGCACGGCGCGGCCGAGGCGAACCGCGGTGAGGTTCGGGTATGACCTGCATAGCTACTACCAGAACTTCGACGACGGCACTGCCTCCCGCGCCCACCACCGCTTGTAG